The sequence tagaGATGGACACTCAGTGAATATAGTCTCTTTAAGTCCACTGAGCTGGTTCTTACTGCCCctaaatattttacatgcagGTGCCTGAACtgtgtattgatttgtttttggtAATCTGTGACGGTTGAATTGGTTAAACGAACTCTGTGCTTAAGGTTATGATAATATAACCTTACACTGAATTAAAGTGgaactgctaaaaaaaacaaagtaatgaGGGAATTATAGTTATTGTCTATGGGGTTTTGAAACAAAGTTTGTTTTAATACAGATATACAGCCAGTTTGAAGAGTGACCAGCAGGTCATTTCTGGTGTTTTGGCCCCACATGCTACTAGAATCATCAGTCAGCAGTATCCACGTATCCATGAAGTACAGTAGAGAAGTACTTCTTTGAGGAAAGGTATGGGGCAGAATTCCCAAAAGGCTGGATTTGAAGCCACAGATATTACTCAGATGTATTACACTATTGAAAATGTATCTGTTCCTCTGGTTTTTGCTGGAAGGTAACTGCTGTGCTATGGGACAGCAGACGAGTCATCCTGGTGTATTACTGGTGTATTACTCCTTGACAAAACTGAATTTATgtctatataaaaatatattttcataatgCTCCACTGAAAGCAAAACGTGATAAATAGAAACATCTATCATCGACGTGTATTGACTCTGTCTCTTCAGTCATTTCACATGTTTACCAGCATTTTACTTACTTGAAGTTTTGTGCATTTAGTAACAATCCCTACTTTAAATGCAGAGCTGTGTGAAATAATAGTATAAATTATTCATGGATATACACTTGAGGACAGTGGCGGCTGGTGCAGAGTAGGCAGCTGCTTTGGGTGGCGGCTGGAAACAGTTTTTGTCTGACATTATATTATTCATTTCAGAGGAGTTCTCTTATGTGCTCGTCCCTGCTGTGCATCGTCAGCTGTGACGCTCTGCTGCTTCCCCTCACTGTGTGGCACAGGAGCGTTCGGCTCCAGGGATGGAGCTGAAAACCACTGCACCAAACTATGCAGATTAAATTATACATTAAAGTAATAGAGCCCAAAATGTAATTCGGTAAATCAATGTGCCGCTGTCCGATTGTGTGATGTTTAAAGACCTGCTTTATTACTGCCATTTTACTGATGTGGAACTGCAAATTACATAAGAATAAAAGCATAAAAGGAGAAAGTGAATGCTCAGAAGTGAGGGTGTGCCATAAATGATGGCCCAGGGTCTTCTGACTGGATGAGTGATGACTGGGCATCAGTGTTTTATCACTGGATGACTTGCATTACAACCACAGGTCCAGTCCTAATCTTAAAATGGGACGATGCTTCTGTGCTGCTGGCTCAGCTTTCTGCAGTTCAGTCCACACTTCTGAATAAAATTTGGAAAAGCAATGAAACTGGATTATTCACAAAAGATTCAACAAGCAATGTGCAAAATCCTCCAAAACCAGAGTGAACATAACGTCCTCatacagcacaaaacacagctCGACATGACTGCAGCATTAATCccaatgttttacatttttgtgtgtgtctgcctttattttggaaacaggaaatgaatgaaaagagaagagatgACATGCAACAAGAGTCTGAAACTGTAGGATGAACCAAAACTATTCACTAACGTGAACGAAAAACCAAAAGATTGTCTGTGGCCTCGGAGCCAGAAACACAACATGTCACTACCAAAAGAAAAGATCACacattttccttctctctctctccctccctccctccctccctccctccctctctctcaatGGCCTGAGGTGATCAAAGCCATCCAGGACTAGTCATGTGTGAGAGGCTGAGAGTATCAAGCCCAGTGGGAGTTCATCGGGTTGATATGTGACAGGTGAGCTGCAGATGGGCTCTTATGAGAAAGATATGAGCTGGCTCTCACAAAGCACTGGAGGAATAGGGGGGTTGAGTTTGCTTTCCAAGTAGGTTTCAGGGATTTTTAGGGGTCTGTGAAATCCACATTAACTCcgttgtgttttatttcactatAAATGAGTCACTTCTCTAACTTTCTCTCCTACCAACACTTGGATGTGGATTTGTAAAACTGCCTCAGAATACTGTGGTGGTTTATGCATCTTACCTTTTGACCCTGATGATCTGGTCTCTCATGGGCTTGATGTCCTGAAAACTTTGCTGGTTCACCAGGCTGTAGACCAGAATGAAGCCTTGGCCATTCCGGATGTAAAGGTCCCTCATAGAGGCGAACTGCTCGGTGCCGGCTGTGTCGAGGATCTCCAGCACCGACGGAGAGGAGTCCACCTCGATCTCCTTCCTGTAGAAATCTTCGATGGTCGGGTCGTACTTCTCTATAAATGTCCCGGTGACAAACTGGACCGTCAGCGCCGACTTCCCCACCCCGCCGCTGCCCAGCACCACCACCTTATACTCCCGCATAGCTCTGGTGTGGGCTTAAATCCGGCATGCAGAGAATAAAGTCTTCTTCAGCGGATAAAAGAAACGCATCCCCTCGCACAGGAGCCGGACTCAgactacagacagacacagtacCAGCCTCCGGTAAATGAGATGCTGTTGCAGTTACAGTGAGATGATGCTGGAGCATTTAGCCACAGCCTCTACTGAAATATTCCCACGCTATCTCGATGAAGGGACACCATCCATAATGCAATAAGGCGTCGGTGTGGCAAAAATAAGGCAGGCTATTATTAGAAACCACATCTTTTTTTATGTGCCGACAAAACACAAGGCTGGCGCAACATTTCTACAGTTAAAGGCGAAGAGCCTGCTCGTCCTCAGGAAGACAGAGGCTCGAGGAATCCACGCCTCTGGACCCGGTGCATCCACTGGACTAGTTCCTGGAGCATATGGAGGGTGATTAGTGCCACAGAAGGAGGGTATGAAGGAGGATAGGCGTGTTTGTGACAAATGCACCCTTATGATGGAGAAGACTAAACTAAGCGTTCATTATTTTTTAGTGTAAGAAAACTAAGTGTCTTCGTTTTGTCACAGTAAACtattaaataaacaatgagGCCAATTTAATAAACCGTGTGAACCTGGATCCACAGGACAAAATGGCCTGTAAGTGGCTTTGATTCATTATAAGTGTAAATGACAATATTAGTTATTTTCACAGGAACATTTGctaaaataacattaaagaACAAAGGACTGTTTCTTACATAGCCAGGTTAGGCTAGTTGACATTAGCATCATGAAATTATTGatctatgtattttttaatcttcatcaAATGCCTGGAACAGGAAAGAGTTTACTTGTCCCGCTCCTTTGTCGAATcatgtttagtgtttttggCAAAAAGCTCCTTTTGGTCTTCAAGGGCCAcagtcctgctggttttccaactatccctgccctcccagtttctgattggctgaagaCACCTGCTCCAGGTAATCcacagtgggtagggcagggcTATTTGGCAAACCAGCAGGACTGTGGCCCTCAAGGACCGGGTTTGGTGACCCCTGATTTATCATAACTGTCATAACCTTAGATGTTCTAATTAGCCTGTGATCCTGAACATGTCCTTTACATGTCATTAATAAAAGacccacacaaaaaaaatcctttaattttctttatttctttctttcaacaGATTTTACACTATCTTGCTGGAACCaaataaacatttgact is a genomic window of Mastacembelus armatus chromosome 2, fMasArm1.2, whole genome shotgun sequence containing:
- the LOC113127394 gene encoding ras-related protein Rap-2a-like gives rise to the protein MREYKVVVLGSGGVGKSALTVQFVTGTFIEKYDPTIEDFYRKEIEVDSSPSVLEILDTAGTEQFASMRDLYIRNGQGFILVYSLVNQQSFQDIKPMRDQIIRVKRYQQVPVVLVGNKVDLEEEREVSPSEGQALAEDWGCPFMETSAKSKTMVDELFAEIVRQMDFCPLPDRRETCCPACSIQ